The genomic interval TGAGATGATGGTAGACCTTCTCATAGGGATTCCGGCGTTATTAGATGGTGAGAGTGTACACACCGAACTCGATACTGGAGATATCACATTGACACCTATGGACTCCGGAACCACTGTTGAGGTGGCCGAAACAATTGATGGTGTCCCAGATGACATACGAGACTATGAACCAGATCGGATTGAGATGACTGCTTTCGTGCAAGAAATATATCAGACGATTCGTGGTTGGCACGAAACCGCTATAGAGTCCTATCCAGATTTGAAGCGAGCGGATTGGTTCCAGAACATAACACGAGGACTCACCGATGCGCGAGCAGCAATGGAAGCAAAAAATATTGATCTGCCCGACTAACAGTCGGATTCTACGAGAGCATAGCTCTCGTTTCCGCCGCTGAAATTATACAGACTATTTTCAAAGGGCTCAATAACTATGAAACTGAGATAATCGACCAGTACATCCAGGCGAAGCTCCTGTGATGCACGGGTAGGTCACACGAAGTTCCGATTGACGAAACCGACACGAACGGTATCGGGCTGATAGGCGCCCTGTCGACGTAATTACCGAGTAACAAACGGGGTCGGCGACTGACTCACGTGACGACCCCCGCTGCCTACCCGCTTCGTATCAGTCGTCTGAGAATCACTGCTGAGAACTGCGCGGATAGACTCAATAGTGTCGCCTAACTGGGTACATGTGAAGGGGTCTCTCACCGTGAACGCACACCGATTCGCGCCCGCCGCCCCGGACGAGGCGTTCGTCTACGGAGCCTGCACGCCGGGGTGGCATTCAGCCGCCGACCGCGACGCCGCTATCGACGACTGGGTCCGGTTCATGCGAACCGAAGGTATCGAAGGGGTCTGCTGTCTGCTCTCGGGCTGTCAACTCGACGAGTGCGGGGGCGTGCTCGACCGCTACACCGACGCCTTCGGCGAGTCGAGCGTCCGCCACGCGCCGGTACCCGACCATCGGCTGGTGCCCGAACCGCTGTTGACAGAGGAAATACTCCCGTTTCTGGCCGAGAGCCGAGCCGCGGAAGAGCCCGTCGTCGTCCACTGTCTGGCCGGTATCGGCCGCACCGGGCAGGTGCTTGCGGCGTGGCTCGTCTACAACCGCGACTACGGGCCGGAGCGCGCCGTCCAGACGGTACAGGGCTACGGGCGGGACCCGATGGATGCCGTCAGCGCAGGCAACGCGACGGAAGACGAACTGCTGGCCCTGTTGGGGGCCGTCGCGCGGCTGTAACGGTCGGGCCGACAGTACTGTTTTGGCCGATGGCGGCGAACGACTGGGTAATGACGACTATCAAGGACAGCGTCCACGACCACATCGCGGTCGAGGGCGTCGCCGCCGACCTGCTGGAGACGCCACCAGTCCAGCGGCTGCGTCGGGTCAAGCAGCTCGGGACGGTGACGATGGTCTACCCGTCGGCCAACCACACCCGCTTCGAGCACTCGCTTGGGGTCTACTATCTGGCCGACCGGGCGCTCGGCCATCTCGGTATCGAGGGCCAGCAGGCCGAGCGGGTGCGGGCCGCCGCCCTGCTACACGACGTGGGCCACTCGCCGTACAGCCACAACGTCGAGGAGATAATCCACCGCAAGACCGGGAAGTACCACGACGACGTGGCCGAGCTGTTGGACCGCGGCGAGGTGGCGCAGGTCCTCGCGGCCCACGACCTCGACCCGGGGAACGTCGCCGGCCTGGTGGGCGGAGACGGAGAGCTCGGGCAGCTCGTCTCCGGTGAACTCGACGTGGACCGGATGGACTACCTCGTCCGGGACGCCCACCACACCGGCGTCCCCTACGGGACCATCGACCACGAGCGCCTCGTCCGCGAGCTGCGGTTTGTCGACGGCGAACTCGTCCTCGACGAGGGGAACGTCCAGACGGCCGAATCGCTCCTGCTCGCCCGGGCGCTGATGAACCCAACTGTCTACGCCCACCACGTCGCCCGCATCGCCAAGTCGATGCTTCGCCGCGGGACCGAGACGCTGCTCCGCGAGACCGACGTGACAGCCGAGGAACTGCGCCGGTGGGACGACTGCGACCTGCTGGTCGGCCTGCGCACGAGCGAGGCCACCAGCGAGTACGCCCGTCGGCTGAGCGAGCGCGACCTGTTCAAGCGGGCGGTGTGGGCCGAGCGGACGGCCGTGCCCGACGAGCTGCTCGACGCCGACCACGACGGTATCCGCGAGATGGAAGGGGAGATAGCCGCCGCCGCCAACGTGGTCCCCGAGGCGGTCGTCCTCGATGTCCCCGCGGCCCCGTCGATGACCGAGTCCAGTAGTCGCGTCCTCGTCAACGGCGAGGTGCGACGACTGGGCGAGCAGTCGACGCTGGTAAACGCCATCCGGGCCGCCCAGCGGGATCAGTGGCGCCTCGGGGTGTACGCGCCGGCGGCCGACAGCGAGCGCGTCGGCGAAGCGGCCATCCGCGAGCTCGGACTGGACCTCGACGGCACCCGCGTCCGGGACGTGCGACGCGGTATCCACGCGACCCTCGATGAGTTTAATTGAGCCACGTGCCGACGTTCGCGTATGATCGTCGAGGGAACCGTCCTCCGCGGCCGGGAGTTCGAGCCGGTCGAAGGCCGCGTCGTCGTCGAGGACGGCGAAATCACCGCCGTCGAGGAAGCGAGCGTCGACAGCGACGCCATCGTCTGTCCGGCGTTCGTCAACGCCCACACGCACCTCGGCGACTCCATCGCCAAGGAGGCCGGTGAGGGGCTCTCGCTCGAAGCGCTGGTCGCGCCGCCGGACGGGCTGAAACACCGGCTGCTTCGGGAGGCCGACCGGGACGAGTTGGTCGCGGCGATGGCCCGGTCGCTGTCGTACATGGAACAGTCCGGCACGGGGGCGTTCGTCGAGTTCCGCGAGGGCGGCGTCGAGGGCGTCCACGCTATCAGCGCGGCCCTTTCGGGGGCGGACCTAGAGAGTGTCGTCCTCGGCCGGGGGACCGTCGAGGCGATGGAAGTCGCGGACGGGTTCGGGGCCAGCGGGGCCAACGACGCCGAGTTCGGCGCCGTGCGGCGGGCGACCCGACAGGCCGGCAAGCTCTTTGGCATCCACGCCGGCGAGGTCGACAGCTCCGACATCAATCCGGCGCTGGACCTCGACCCGGACTTTCTGGTCCACATGGTCCACGCCGAGGCCTTACATCTCGAACGGGTCGCCGACAGCCGGATGCCCGTGGTCGTCTGCCCGCGGTCGAACCTCGTGACCGGCGTCGGCCGGCCGCCGGTCGACGCGCTCTACGAGCGGACCACGGTCGCACTCGGAACGGACAACGTCTTTCTCAACAGCCCGTCGATGTTCCGCGAGATGGAGTTCACGTCGAAGCTCTACGACCGGTCCGCTACCGAGGTGTTGCGGATGGCGACCGTCAACGGGGCCGAAATCGCCGGGCTCGACTGCGGGCTCATCGAGCCCGGGCGCCCCGCAAAGCTGGTCGTCCTCGACGGGGACTCCGACAACCTCAGTGGCGTCCACGACCCCGTCCGCGCCGTCGTTCGCCGGGCCGAAACCGCCGACGTCGAGCGGGTCGTGCTGCCCGGATAGGCGCGCGGGGTGGCGTGGTACCGCATACCAAAAACTAAGCTGTCGGCACACCAACAGTACGGCATGTACGACCGGATACTGGTGCCGACAGACGGTTCGCCCAGCATGCAGTCAGTCGTCGACCACGCGCTGGACCTCGCAAGCGTCCACGACGCGGAGCTCCACGGGCTCTACGTCATCGACACGGGCAGTTTCGCGACGCTTCCGGTCGAGACGACGTGGGAGGGTGTCACCGAACTGCTCGAAGAGGAGGGGGAGGCGGCGGTGGCGGAGTTCGAGGAAATGGTCGGCGACAGGTCCGTCGAGACCGCCGTCAGGGACGGCAACCCCAGCAGGGAGATCGTCGCGTACACCGAAGAGCGGGGCTGTGATAGCATCGTCATGGGAACCCACGGTCGCGGCGGTATCGACAGGCTGTTGCTCGGGAGCGTCGCCGAACGCGTCGTCCGCGCCTCACCGGTACCGGTGGTGACCGTCCCGGTCAGCGAGCCGGACCGGCAGGTCGAACCGGTCGAGTCATAGCGGCCGGAGGTGGTCGCAGTCGCCGGCCGCGACGGTGACGCGCTCCTCGCCGGTGTCGACCACGAGCGACCCCGGATACTCGATGTCGACGGCCTCACCGGTGACCGTCCCCTGGGACGTGTCGATACGGACCGCCCGACCGAGCGTCGTCGAGTAGTCGCGCCACGAGTCGAGAACGGCGTCGGGGTCGCTCCCGACGGTGTCGAACGCCTCCAGGAGCCGCTGGGTGAACCGCCGACGGTCCACCGGTTCGCCGCGGACCGCCGACAGGCTGGTCGGGGCCGTTTCGGCCGGGATGTCGTCGGGGTCGACGTTCGCGTTGACGCCGATACCGACGACGACCCAGGACACCCGGTCGGCCTCGCCCTCCATCTCGGTGAGGATGCCGACGAGCTTTCGCTCCTCGCCGTCGACCTCGACGAGCACGTCGTTTGGCCACTTGATGACCGCCTCGACGCCCGCCTCGCGGGCGGCCCGCGTCGCAGCGACGGCGGCCGCGAGCGTGAACACCGGCGTCCCAGCCATCGGCACGTCGGGCCGGAACAGGACCGAGAGCCAGATACCGCCACTGGGGGAGTGCCACTCGCGGTCCAGCCGTCCGCGCCCGCCCGTCTGCTCGTCGGCGAGGACGACCACGTCCGTCGTCCCCTCGCCCGCGAGGTCACGGGCCCGCGCGTTGGTGCTCGGAATCGCGTCGTGGTACTCGACGTCGAAGGGCGCGTCGAGGCCGTACTCTACCGCCGGGCCGCCGAAGTCGGGAACGCCGGAGAGCGTGTACCCGTCGTCGTCGCTCGCGATGGTGAACCCGGCCTCACGGAGGGCTTCGACGTGTTTCCAGACGGCGGCCCGGGAGACGTCGAGAGCCGAGGCGAGGTCGGGCCCGGAGACAGGCCCGTCGGCGATCGCAGCCAGCACCCGCTCGCGTGTCTCGTGCATAGGACCCGGTTCGCCCGGGAACGTAAAAAAGCGCCCGTCAGTGTTCGACCCGTCGGACGAGCGACTCGGTGGTGCCGTCGGTCGTCCCCAGTTCGGCGCCGTTCAGCCCCCGGACGCCGATTGCGACGACGTAGTCGCCCTCGTGTTCGACTTTCGCGACGCTGACCACCACGTCGTCGGTCTCGCCATCGTCTCGGACGGTCGCGTTGAAGACCCGTACGTCGGCCTCTTTCCCGACCATCGTCATCTGCCGGGTCTCCCGTTCCTCGACGTTACTCAGATTACCGAACTGGTCGAACTGGTCCGAGAACTCCGTCAAGAGGTCCCGCTGTGACCAGTCGGCGACCGGGTTCAGCTCCTGACCGGCCAGCCGGACCTGCGGCGAACTGACGACGACGAACGCCGCCCCGGGCGTGCCGTCGGCGCTCCGGTTGAGGTAGGCCGTCTCCCAGTTCGAGACGGTCACCTCCCGCTCTTGCTCGGCGGCCTCGGCGGACCGAGAGACGTTCTGCCACTCGCTGGTGTTGTGCGTGAATCCGACCTCCGCTGCGTCCGTGACGTTCGCTTCCGCCGCGACGAAAGCGGTCTCCTCTTCCAACAGCAGTTGCGTACAGCCGGCCACCGTCAACAGCACCCCGACCGCGACGACGGCACCGACCCGTCTGAGTCTCATTGCGGGGAGTAGGAGAGACGTTTATTATAGGGTTTGTGACCTGTTACGTACCATATCTAACCCGGATTCCAACGGGCGTGATGGCCGCGAAAATACCGAAAAACGCGTGTGTCGGTCGAGCCGCGTGGTTCGCTGCGGTCAGTGTTCCACGCGAGTGAACAGGTCGCCGACGGCCGCGGCGCTGGCCGCGTCCTCACTGTCGTAGACACCGAACGCGAGCACGTAGTCGCCCTCGTGTTCGACCGTCGTGACGCGGATGGCGACCTGGCGCGTCTCGTTGTCGCCCTCGTCGACAGTGGCGTTGAACCGGGTCACCGGCGTGTCGGTACCGAGCATCGTCTCGTTCTCGCTGCCCGCCTCCGTGAGGTTCTCGATTTCACCGTACTCGTTCAGTTCGCCGCTGAACTGCCGGATTATCTTCTCGTCGCTCCACTCACCGACCGGGTTCCGGGGCTCCCCCGCGACGGTGACCGTCGGGGTGCTGACGACGGCGAAGGCGGCACGGGGCGTGCCGTCGGACACGCTCTCGTTGAAGTAGACGTTGGCGATGCTCGACACCGTCACTTCTCGTTCCTGTCCGGCTGCTTCGTAGGTCCGCGTCTCGTTTATCCACGTGGTCTTGTTCTGCTCGAAGCCCGCCGACTCGTGGTCGGCGACCGTGGCCTCACTCGCCACGAAGGTCGCTCCAGTACCGAACAAGGCGCCCAGACAACCGGACAGCAAAACCACGAGCCCGACCGCCAGAACGGCGCTAACACGGTTTTTACGCATGATATTACATGAATATACCGAGGTATAGTGTTTCCGGCCGAAACTGGAAATAACCTCAGTCGGACCCGATAACAAAGAGCAGATCGCCCATGTCGACCGAGTCGCCCTCACCGATAGCGACGTCGTTGACCACGCCGCCCCGCTCGGCGACGATGTCGTTTTCCATCTTCATCGCCTCCAGCACGCACAGCACGTCGCCGGCCTCGATCTCGTCGCCCTCGTCGACGGTCACCTCCAGGATAGTGCCCTGCATCTCCGCGGTGACCTCCTGCCCCTCGGCGCTGGAACCCCCGCCGCTGCCGCCGCCGGACCCGCCACCACCGGCCTGGGGTCGCTGCGGACCGGTCCCGCCGCTGGTGTCTACGTCACCGACATCGATGGGCGGGGCACCGTGCTCTTCGAGGTCGACGTCGAAGCGCTTCCCGTTTACCTCGACTGTGAACTCCCGCTCGACGACCTCAGCTTCGCCCTCCTCGCTGGGTTCGGTCTCCGTGCCCCACTTCTCCTGTGCGGCCTCGATGCGCTCCTGTTCCAGCGTCTCGTCCAGATATTTCGTCGTATGCGTGGAGTTGACGAACTGCTCGTCGGTGAGCATCAGCCGGTGGAACGGGATGACCGTCGGGAACCCCTCGACCTCGAACTCGGCCAGCGCGCGCTTCCCGCGGGCGATGACCTCGTCCCGGTCGTTGCCGGAGACGATGAGCTTCGCGATCATCGAGTCGTAGTCGGTGACGAGCTCGTCGCCCTGTCGGAGCGCGTCGTCCATCCGGACACCGGGACCGCCCGGCGGGTCGTACACGTCCAGTTCGCCACTCTGTGCCGGCGCGAAGTCCTTCGCGGCGTTCTCGGCGTTGATACGGAACTCCATCGCGTGGCCTTCGATTTCGACGTCGTCTTGCTCGAACGAGAGGTTCTCGTCCTGTGCGACCCGAATCTGCCACTTGACGATGTCGATACCCGTGATCTGCTCGGTGACGCAGTGCTCGACCTGGATGCGTGTGTTCACTTCGAGGAAGTAGAAGTTCGCGTCGGGCCCGAGCACCTCGTCGGGCCCGCGCTCGGGGTCCTCCTCGACGAGGAACTCGACGGTGCCGGCGTTGTAGTAGTCGGCCGCTCGCACCCCGCGACGGGCGGCCTCGCCGATTTTCTCGCGGAGTTCGTCCGACAGCGCCGCCGACGGCCCCTCTTCGATGACCTTCTGGTGGCGTCGTTGCAGCGAGCAGTCACGCTCGCCCAGATGACGGACGTTGCCGTCGTGGTCCGCGATAATCTGGACCTCGATGTGGCGCGGGTTCTCCAGATAGCGTTCGAGATAGACGGAGTCGTTCGAGAAGTATGCCTCGCCCTCTCGTTTGGCCGATTCCAGCTGTTCCTCGGCCTCCTCCGGGCTGTGGACGATTTTCATCCCGCGGCCGCCGCCGCCGCCCTCGGCTTTGATGGCGACGGGGAACCCGTTCGACTCCCCGAACTCGACGACGGCCTCGGCTTCCTCGACCGGGTCGGTGGTCCCGGGGACGATGGGCACGTTGGCGTCCTGCATGATGTTGCGGGCTTTCGTCTTCTCGCCCAGCTTCTCCATGGCGTCGCCGGCGGGGCCGATCCAGGTGAGTCCGTCGGCGTCCTCGACCTTGCGGGCGAAGTCGGCGTTCTCGGCGAGGAAGCCGTAGCCGGGGTGGATAGCGTCGGCGTCGGCCTGCTGGGCAGTCGCGATTATCCCGTCCTGGTCGAGATACGAGTCGGCCGCTCGGGCCGGCCCGACGTTGTACGCCTCGTCCGCGTACCGCACGTGACCGGAGTGTTTGTCCGCCTCAGAGTAGACCGCGACTGTCCCGATGCCCAACTCGTCGCACGCGCGCATGACGCGAACCGCGATCTCACCGCGGTTGGCAACGAGCACCTTATCAAACATACTCGGTCATACCGAGACTCACCTCATAAAACTAGGCGGAACCACGCCCCTCGAAGGCAGTTCTCGGCGGGAACGAGCCGCCGCTACAGCGGGATGTTGCCGTGTTTCCGGTCGGGCTGGTCTTTCCGTTTACCCCGCAGCAACTCGAGGTCCGAGATGAGCCGCGGACGGGTGTCCTGTGGCTCCAGCACGTCGTCGACGAACCCGCGCTCGGCGGCGGTGTAGGGGTTGGCGAAGGCGTCGCGGTACTCGTCGATGAGCTGCTGGCGACGCTGTTCGACGTCCTCGGCCTCGACCAGTTCGTCGCTGTAGAGGACGTTCACCGCGCCCTGGGGCCCCATCACCGCTATCTCGGCCATCGGCCAGGCGTAGTTGACGTCCGCGCCGATATGTTTCGAGGCCATCACGTCGTAGGCGCCGCCGTAGGCCTTGCGCGTGATGACCGTCAGCAGCGGCACCGTCGCCTCGCTGTAGGCGTACAGCAGCTTCGCGCCGTGCGTGATGATGCCGTTGCGTTCCTGGTCCTTGCCGGGCATGAACCCGGGCACGTCGACGAAGGTGACGATGGGGATGTTGAACGCGTCACAGAAGCGGACGAAGCGTGCGCCCTTGCGGGAGGCGTCGATGTCCAGCGTGCCGGCGTTGACTCTGGGTTGGTTGCCGACGACGCCGACCGAGTGACCGTCCAGCCGCGCGAAGCCGGTAACGATGTTGCGGGCGAACCCTTCGGCCACCTCGAAAAACGAGTCCTCGTCGAGGACGCTGCCGATAACCTCGGTCATGTCGTACGGCTTCTGCGGGGCGTCGGGCACCGTGTCGACGAGCCCCTCGTCGCGGCGCTCGGGGTCGTCCCAGGGCTCCACCCGGGGCGGGTCGGCGACGTTGTTCGGCGGGAGGTACGAGAGCAGGTAGCGGATGTCGTCCAGCGCGTCTTTCTCGTCTGCGGTGGTGAAGTGAGCGACGCCGGATTCTGTGGCGTGGGTGTTCGCCCCGCCCAGTTCGTCGAAGCCGACCTCCTCGCCGGTGACCGTCTCGATGACGTCCGGCCCGGTGATGAACATGTGGCTGGTCTCCTCAACCATGTAGACGAAGTCCGTGATAGCCGGCGAGTACACCGCGCCGCCGGCACACGGTCCCATGATGGCCGATATCTGCGGGACGACGCCGCTGGCCTGTTGGTTCCGGTGGAAGATGTCGGCGTAGCCCGCCAGCGAGTCGATACCCTCTTGGATGCGCGCGCCGGCCGAGTCGTTGAGGCCGATGATGGGCGACCCGTTCTCGATGGCCTTGTCCATCACCTTGCAGACTTTCTCGGCGAACGCCTCCCCGAGAGACCCGCCGAAGACGGTGAAATCGTGGGCGAAGACGTAGACCCGCTCGCCGTTGACTTTGCCGTAGCCGACGACGACGCCGTCGCCGGGGACGTGTTTCTCCTCCATGTCGAAGTTGGTCGAGCGGTGCTCTCGCAGCGCGTCGATTTCCACGAAACTGCCGTCGTCGAGGAAGTAGTCGATGCGCTCACGGGCGGTGAGTTTCCCCTTCTCGTGTTGGGCCTCGACGCGCTCCTCGCCGCCGCCGCGCTCTGCGGCCGCCTTGCGCTCGCGGAGGTCC from Halomicroarcula saliterrae carries:
- a CDS encoding protein-tyrosine phosphatase family protein translates to MNAHRFAPAAPDEAFVYGACTPGWHSAADRDAAIDDWVRFMRTEGIEGVCCLLSGCQLDECGGVLDRYTDAFGESSVRHAPVPDHRLVPEPLLTEEILPFLAESRAAEEPVVVHCLAGIGRTGQVLAAWLVYNRDYGPERAVQTVQGYGRDPMDAVSAGNATEDELLALLGAVARL
- a CDS encoding HD domain-containing protein; this encodes MTTIKDSVHDHIAVEGVAADLLETPPVQRLRRVKQLGTVTMVYPSANHTRFEHSLGVYYLADRALGHLGIEGQQAERVRAAALLHDVGHSPYSHNVEEIIHRKTGKYHDDVAELLDRGEVAQVLAAHDLDPGNVAGLVGGDGELGQLVSGELDVDRMDYLVRDAHHTGVPYGTIDHERLVRELRFVDGELVLDEGNVQTAESLLLARALMNPTVYAHHVARIAKSMLRRGTETLLRETDVTAEELRRWDDCDLLVGLRTSEATSEYARRLSERDLFKRAVWAERTAVPDELLDADHDGIREMEGEIAAAANVVPEAVVLDVPAAPSMTESSSRVLVNGEVRRLGEQSTLVNAIRAAQRDQWRLGVYAPAADSERVGEAAIRELGLDLDGTRVRDVRRGIHATLDEFN
- a CDS encoding amidohydrolase family protein; this translates as MIVEGTVLRGREFEPVEGRVVVEDGEITAVEEASVDSDAIVCPAFVNAHTHLGDSIAKEAGEGLSLEALVAPPDGLKHRLLREADRDELVAAMARSLSYMEQSGTGAFVEFREGGVEGVHAISAALSGADLESVVLGRGTVEAMEVADGFGASGANDAEFGAVRRATRQAGKLFGIHAGEVDSSDINPALDLDPDFLVHMVHAEALHLERVADSRMPVVVCPRSNLVTGVGRPPVDALYERTTVALGTDNVFLNSPSMFREMEFTSKLYDRSATEVLRMATVNGAEIAGLDCGLIEPGRPAKLVVLDGDSDNLSGVHDPVRAVVRRAETADVERVVLPG
- a CDS encoding universal stress protein produces the protein MYDRILVPTDGSPSMQSVVDHALDLASVHDAELHGLYVIDTGSFATLPVETTWEGVTELLEEEGEAAVAEFEEMVGDRSVETAVRDGNPSREIVAYTEERGCDSIVMGTHGRGGIDRLLLGSVAERVVRASPVPVVTVPVSEPDRQVEPVES
- a CDS encoding biotin--[acetyl-CoA-carboxylase] ligase; amino-acid sequence: MHETRERVLAAIADGPVSGPDLASALDVSRAAVWKHVEALREAGFTIASDDDGYTLSGVPDFGGPAVEYGLDAPFDVEYHDAIPSTNARARDLAGEGTTDVVVLADEQTGGRGRLDREWHSPSGGIWLSVLFRPDVPMAGTPVFTLAAAVAATRAAREAGVEAVIKWPNDVLVEVDGEERKLVGILTEMEGEADRVSWVVVGIGVNANVDPDDIPAETAPTSLSAVRGEPVDRRRFTQRLLEAFDTVGSDPDAVLDSWRDYSTTLGRAVRIDTSQGTVTGEAVDIEYPGSLVVDTGEERVTVAAGDCDHLRPL
- a CDS encoding DUF6517 family protein, whose protein sequence is MRLRRVGAVVAVGVLLTVAGCTQLLLEEETAFVAAEANVTDAAEVGFTHNTSEWQNVSRSAEAAEQEREVTVSNWETAYLNRSADGTPGAAFVVVSSPQVRLAGQELNPVADWSQRDLLTEFSDQFDQFGNLSNVEERETRQMTMVGKEADVRVFNATVRDDGETDDVVVSVAKVEHEGDYVVAIGVRGLNGAELGTTDGTTESLVRRVEH
- a CDS encoding DUF6517 family protein → MASEATVADHESAGFEQNKTTWINETRTYEAAGQEREVTVSSIANVYFNESVSDGTPRAAFAVVSTPTVTVAGEPRNPVGEWSDEKIIRQFSGELNEYGEIENLTEAGSENETMLGTDTPVTRFNATVDEGDNETRQVAIRVTTVEHEGDYVLAFGVYDSEDAASAAAVGDLFTRVEH
- a CDS encoding acetyl-CoA carboxylase biotin carboxylase subunit — its product is MFDKVLVANRGEIAVRVMRACDELGIGTVAVYSEADKHSGHVRYADEAYNVGPARAADSYLDQDGIIATAQQADADAIHPGYGFLAENADFARKVEDADGLTWIGPAGDAMEKLGEKTKARNIMQDANVPIVPGTTDPVEEAEAVVEFGESNGFPVAIKAEGGGGGRGMKIVHSPEEAEEQLESAKREGEAYFSNDSVYLERYLENPRHIEVQIIADHDGNVRHLGERDCSLQRRHQKVIEEGPSAALSDELREKIGEAARRGVRAADYYNAGTVEFLVEEDPERGPDEVLGPDANFYFLEVNTRIQVEHCVTEQITGIDIVKWQIRVAQDENLSFEQDDVEIEGHAMEFRINAENAAKDFAPAQSGELDVYDPPGGPGVRMDDALRQGDELVTDYDSMIAKLIVSGNDRDEVIARGKRALAEFEVEGFPTVIPFHRLMLTDEQFVNSTHTTKYLDETLEQERIEAAQEKWGTETEPSEEGEAEVVEREFTVEVNGKRFDVDLEEHGAPPIDVGDVDTSGGTGPQRPQAGGGGSGGGSGGGSSAEGQEVTAEMQGTILEVTVDEGDEIEAGDVLCVLEAMKMENDIVAERGGVVNDVAIGEGDSVDMGDLLFVIGSD
- a CDS encoding acyl-CoA carboxylase subunit beta, with protein sequence MSHEDRVEDLRERKAAAERGGGEERVEAQHEKGKLTARERIDYFLDDGSFVEIDALREHRSTNFDMEEKHVPGDGVVVGYGKVNGERVYVFAHDFTVFGGSLGEAFAEKVCKVMDKAIENGSPIIGLNDSAGARIQEGIDSLAGYADIFHRNQQASGVVPQISAIMGPCAGGAVYSPAITDFVYMVEETSHMFITGPDVIETVTGEEVGFDELGGANTHATESGVAHFTTADEKDALDDIRYLLSYLPPNNVADPPRVEPWDDPERRDEGLVDTVPDAPQKPYDMTEVIGSVLDEDSFFEVAEGFARNIVTGFARLDGHSVGVVGNQPRVNAGTLDIDASRKGARFVRFCDAFNIPIVTFVDVPGFMPGKDQERNGIITHGAKLLYAYSEATVPLLTVITRKAYGGAYDVMASKHIGADVNYAWPMAEIAVMGPQGAVNVLYSDELVEAEDVEQRRQQLIDEYRDAFANPYTAAERGFVDDVLEPQDTRPRLISDLELLRGKRKDQPDRKHGNIPL